A window of Vespula vulgaris chromosome 25, iyVesVulg1.1, whole genome shotgun sequence genomic DNA:
AGTTGGCATATTTTGCGGCACTATGTATAGAGGTGTTACGATATGTTCTCTTATGATGGATCAGGTATATATCATTCGTCTTATTAACctctaaatattttaaatagtcttcatatatatatatattcgtattaattttcttaaaggTATTTCATTTAAGACTTGGTTGGTTGGAAGCGTTACAATTGGTTCTTGCTATAATAGGAGCTAGCATGGCTGCTTTAGGCTTTATGATTTTATGCGTTGGTTGTCTTGCGACAGGTGCAACCAGACATAAAGTATATAGAGCATGGAGATCTAGAGTAGGAGGTCGTATTTCTTGCGCTGTTGTgagtagatattatatattttgttattatgttCTTCTGTAAATGTTACGAGTcaagtaaatatatagattaaatattttttcagttTATGactattacatatgtatcgcAATTGATCTGGCTTGTAATATTCGCAATTTTAGTTGTAATCACACTGTTGTTTACTATATTTTGGGGATTGTGCAGTAATCCTCGTGTTCAGTCTCTTGATCAATGCATCGATTTTACTCAATTCAGTAAGcaattatactttttctttttttttctatatatatataaataatttataaaatacattgatcgttataaatcgtaaataatattCGTACGTTTGATAATACaacagaataatttatttctttattattttttttttcttttatatagattttctATTCCCAAATAATACAAGAGTAGAAGATATGAAAGTGTGCGGATCTCAAGAAGTGAAACTCTTTTGTAAAGATTTTGTTCAAAATGCAGAAGTGATGTTTATTTTAGCAACAGTTGCTGCTATACTAGCTATTTTAAGTTTAACACATTATCTCATGTGTTTATCTGCCAATTACGCACACATTCGTGATCATGAAAAATTCCAAGAATTGCAAGAACTCCAATATCTTCAAGATCCTGGCGATCCAGATTCTCCACAACCTGGAATGGGAACTTTAAGCTCTCATCATCACGCTAAGGATAGATTTTAGGATACAGCCCGCGAGATCTTCGCTATGAATCCATTATAACGTTGACTGCTTCTATCTATAGAAGCTATGAAAATTCAGAACTGGATAGATATACAACTGGATCGACAACTTTGTTCTATTAATCTTTCGTTGTACCTATTACTCAGTATTCTACTTATCGAATATTAGTTGCAGTAGTTTACTGATTCAGAGGATCTTGCGGGAACACTCTATGCCGTCCATTATCTGCGACTGTCTTGTAAGcattttttacattctttacgtttttttttttatatcgtttaatagtatattatcatttattttaattttaactttccaatattttatcataataagTAATCTATAAAAGATGcaatgaatataatttcagAGAGATATAAtctataaatgttataaaaacggacaatatattattaagattgaaaaaaatatatgcacaaaatatgcataaaaatgaatagacatatccaaaaaatatatgtcctattttattgtattataaattattgcaaGTCACCATTTTATTTCgctaccttttcttttattttttttatttgttattatttgtgTGTTcattaaattagaattattattatatatataatatatatatatatatataaatatatatatgtatatattatatattgcctttataataatcatctATTAATGTATTAGTTGATACAAAGCACAATtccgataataattaataataaaaggacaatataatttatcataaagAAAACTTGGGTGTGCGTGCATTATGCAAAAGTGCCAAATTATTAAtggaaaaattgaattattaaaaaaataagtaacacATGTTTATTGCATGTTAatgttttaaaagaaaaagaaaaaagaagaaagaaaatttttaaataatatacatataaaactaAGTCTGACTGGTGATATTTCTTTGCCTActcaatttattaatatattcatgtGTTCTAAttttgagaaatatatatttatatgtattatattctataatgATCTAACTAACAGACTgattatatgtatttcatattcagt
This region includes:
- the LOC127072401 gene encoding neuronal membrane glycoprotein M6-a isoform X1 → MINHTFYSCDIDIGLGYFSIMSENRINETAEFLPLRRNFISDISLGRFSERSLHETYLENKSCRNMCNDCMARVPYATLIATIMCCLGVGIFCGTMYRGVTICSLMMDQVFHLRLGWLEALQLVLAIIGASMAALGFMILCVGCLATGATRHKVYRAWRSRVGGRISCAVFMTITYVSQLIWLVIFAILVVITLLFTIFWGLCSNPRVQSLDQCIDFTQFNFLFPNNTRVEDMKVCGSQEVKLFCKDFVQNAEVMFILATVAAILAILSLTHYLMCLSANYAHIRDHEKFQELQELQYLQDPGDPDSPQPGMGTLSSHHHAKDRF
- the LOC127072401 gene encoding neuronal membrane glycoprotein M6-a isoform X2 — translated: MGNMCNDCMARVPYATLIATIMCCLGVGIFCGTMYRGVTICSLMMDQVFHLRLGWLEALQLVLAIIGASMAALGFMILCVGCLATGATRHKVYRAWRSRVGGRISCAVFMTITYVSQLIWLVIFAILVVITLLFTIFWGLCSNPRVQSLDQCIDFTQFNFLFPNNTRVEDMKVCGSQEVKLFCKDFVQNAEVMFILATVAAILAILSLTHYLMCLSANYAHIRDHEKFQELQELQYLQDPGDPDSPQPGMGTLSSHHHAKDRF